Proteins encoded by one window of Lycium barbarum isolate Lr01 chromosome 11, ASM1917538v2, whole genome shotgun sequence:
- the LOC132617473 gene encoding uncharacterized protein LOC132617473 — MKRYFSTVSSKFPQPSSSAQNVPRVEENLNQLEENHHSAKKQKQGVDLYSLPPDPNKRIPILDYHPDERDEIRRAYIQRGSHQPRLPRFPQTDFYGYKCRFNCKWYKKYHDWLEYSVVEDAAYRLCCYLFKDESIDQGGGEAFSSIGFKSWHKKKRLDTHVGELNSDHNQAKKKCEDLMRQEQSIQVAFVKPDNKAKLEHEIRLKASIEVVRLLLNQGLAFRGHREDESSLNKGNFLEILSWYAKRCDKISDLVLKKAPKNNQLTSHKIQKDMITASKLETIKAIMEDLNGDYSSLLVDESCDVSRKEQMAIVLRYVDRWRSVVERFIGIVHVRNTSALCLKEAIVNYLAQHSLSVSNIRGQCYDGASNMQGRLSGLKILIQQESRSAHTIHCFAHQLQLTLVGVSKKCLPVGELVLLVSNVLNVVGGSFKRMDELRESQAEKVQEALDMGGVETGKGLNQELGLARAADTRWGSHYKSFNNFISMFGSITDVLDTIVVDSECVEDSCKATGYLRVCQTFEIAFILHLMRDILAITNELNESLQKKEQDIAIAMLLVKVAKKRLQDLREEGWDPLIENVSAFCVKYDILIPNFDEFYINFGRYRRKVAEHTFSHHYHVDIFFKIIDWQLQELNDRFNEERTDLLIGVACLNPVDSFSSFDINKILRMAELYPDDFGEDTMVTLKNQLKTYIVDVCDVDERFSNL; from the coding sequence ATGAAGAGATATTTCTCTACGGTATCGTCCAAGTTTCCACAACCAAGTTCATCCGCTCAAAATGTTCCTCGTGTGGAAGAAAACTTGAACCAGTTAGAAGAAAATCATCATTCTGCTAAAAAACAAAAGCAAGGAGTAGATTTGTATTCTCTACCACCAGATCCAAATAAAAGAATACCCATTCTGGACTATCATCCAGATGAACGTGATGAGATTAGACGAGCATATATCCAAAGGGGTTCTCATCAACCTCGACTTCCTAGGTTTCCTCAAACAGATTTTTACGGATATAAATGTCGTTTTAATTGTAAATGGTATAAAAAATACCATGATTGGTTGGAGTATAGTGTGGTAGAAGATGCTGCTTATCGTTTGTGTTGTTATTTATTTAAAGATGAAAGCATTGATCAAGGTGGAGGCGAAGCATTTTCAAGTATAGGGTTCAAGAGTTGGCACAAAAAGAAAAGATTAGATACACACGTTGGTGAGTTGAACAGTGATCACAACCAAGCAAAGAAGAAGTGTGAAGATCTAATGCGACAAGAACAGTCAATTCAAGTTGCGTTTGTAAAGCCGGATAATAAAGCTAAGCTTGAGCACGAAATTCGTTTAAAGGCTTCAATTGAGGTGGTGAGACTCCTCTTGAATCAAGGATTGGCATTTCGTGGACATCGTGAAGATGAATCATCATTAAACAAGGGTAACTTTCTTGAAATTCTTTCATGGTATGCGAAGCGGTGTGATAAAATTAGTGATCTTGTGTTGAAGAAGGCTCCAAAAAACAATCAGTTGACTTCTCATAAAATTCAAAAAGATATGATCACTGCAAGTAAGTTGGAAACAATTAAAGCTATTATGGAGGACCTAAATGGTGACTATTCCTCATTGCTAGTTGACGAATCTTGTGATGTGTCACGTAAGGAGCAAATGGCAATTGTTTTGCGATATGTTGATAGATGGAGATCTGTGGTGGAACGCTTTATTGGGATTGTTCATGTTCGTAATACTAGTGCTCTATGTTTAAAAGAAGCAATTGTTAACTACCTTGCTCAACATTCTTTGAGTGTATCTAATATACGTGGACAATGCTATGATGGAGCAAGCAATATGCAAGGGCGTCTAAGTGGCCTTAAAATTTTGATTCAACAGGAAAGTAGATCAGCTCATACGATTCATTGTTTTGCTCATCAACTTCAATTGACTCTTGTCGGGGTATCTAAAAAATGTCTTCCAGTTGGAGAACTTGTATTGTTGGTTTCTAATGTCTTAAATGTAGTGGGAGGTTCTTTTAAACGCATGGATGAACTTCGAGAATCTCAAGCAGAAAAAGTTCAAGAGGCACTAGATATGGGCGGGGTTGAAACTGGTAAGGGCTTGAATCAAGAGCTTGGTCTTGCTAGAGCTGCTGATACTCGTTGGGGTTCACACTACAAATCATTTAATAACTTCATTAGTATGTTTGGATCTATTACTGATGTTCTTGATACTATTGTTGTTGATTCCGAATGTGTTGAAGATAGTTGTAAGGCAACAGGATATCTTAGagtttgtcaaacatttgaaatTGCTTTCATATTGCACTTAATGAGAGATATTTTGGCGATTACAAATGAGCTTAATGAATCCTTACAAAAGAAAGAACAAGATATTGCAATTGCCATGTTACTTGTTAAAGTGGCGAAGAAACGATTGCAAGATCTGAGAGAGGAAGGATGGGATCCACTTATCGAGAATGTGTCCGCATTTTGTGTCAAGTATGATATCTTGATACCTAATTTTGATGAGTTCTATATTAATTTTGGAAGATATCGACGTAAAGTTGCGGAGCATACTTTCTCGCATCACTATCATGTCGATATATTTTTTAAGATTATTGATTGGCAACTTCAAGAACTCAATGATCGTTTTAATGAGGAGAGAACGGATTTGCTTATTGGAGTTGCTTGCTTGAATCCAGTTGACTCATTTTCTAGTTTTGACATCAATAAAATATTGAGAATGGCTGAATTATATCCAGATGATTTTGGTGAAGATACAATGGTTACTCTTAAAAATCAGCTTAAGACTTATATTGTTGATGTCTGTGATGTTGATGAAAGGTTCTCCAACCTGTAA
- the LOC132620261 gene encoding protein NRT1/ PTR FAMILY 4.5-like has protein sequence MGSDIYYMSFYIANEKSQLLEGKVDWRGRIATKDKHGGQGPSSLILGTFACENLASFVIGVTLVTYFNGVMHYDVADAATQVTNYSGTSYILTVLVAILADTYIGRFKAVLISCWIEFLGLGLLAFQAHFPKYKPPLCNILDPTSTCEKVDGKNAAFLFIALYLVALGSAGVKAALPSHGADQFDENDKKEAIQMSSFFNWLLLAICIGGSISTTFIVWIQEHKGWDWGFFVSTLAMLFGAIILCVGLPWYRIFVIKGSSAITEIFQVYVAAIRNRNLQLPEDSADLYEIDEDKEAAIPAEFLVHTDTYKFLDKAAIIQTSQQQQSSKPIDQWRLCRVTQVENAKILLSMIPVFCCTIIMTLCLAQLQTFSIQQGFTMDTRITNYFHIPPASLPIIPIVFLIILIPVYDQIVVPILRKFTGIPTGITYLQRVGIGLVLSALSMTVASILEVKRKQVARDNNMLDAIPVLQPLPISVFWLSIQFFIFGIADMFTYVGLLEFFYSQAPKELKSVSSCFLWTSMSIGYFLSSIIVKVVNKATKKVTNSGGWLAGNNFNRNHLNLFYLLLAVLCVLNFGIYLIVASKYKYRVQKSASDQDDSRVHALKDQMEESQMEN, from the exons ATGGGTTCAGATATATACTATATGTCATTTTATATTGCCAAT GAAAAGAGTCAGCTTCTTGAAGGAAAGGTTGATTGGAGAGGAAGAATAGCTACTAAGGATAAACATGGAGGACAAGGTCCTTCCTCACTCATTTTAG GTACATTTGCTTGTGAGAACCTGGCATCATTTGTGATAGGAGTAACCTTGGTGACTTATTTCAATGGAGTGATGCATTATGATGTAGCTGATGCAGCAACTCAAGTTACAAATTATTCAGGAACCAGTTATATTCTAACTGTCCTTGTGGCCATCCTAGCAGACACTTATATTGGCAGATTCAAAGCTGTTCTTATTTCATGTTGGATTGAGTTCTTG GGACTAGGACTGCTAGCATTTCAAGCACACTTTCCCAAATACAAGCCACCACTTTGCAACATTCTTGATCCAACTTCAACATGTGAGAAAGTTGATGGAAAAAATGCAGCTTTTCTCTTTATTGCTCTCTATTTAGTAGCACTTGGCTCAGCCGGAGTTAAAGCAGCATTGCCTTCACATGGTGCTGATCAATTTGATGAAAATGATAAGAAAGAAGCAATTCAAATGTCAAGTTTCTTCAATTGGTTATTATTAGCAATATGCATTGGTGGTTCAATTAGTACAACATTTATTGTGTGGATTCAAGAACATAAAGGATGGGATTGGGGATTTTTTGTGAGCACATTGGCTATGTTGTTTGGTGCAATAATACTTTGTGTTGGATTACCATGGTATAGGATATTTGTTATTAAGGGAAGCAGTGCCATCACAGAGATTTTCCAG GTGTATGTTGCAGCCATAAGAAACAGAAACCTTCAACTTCCTGAGGACTCTGCCGATCTCTATGAGATCGACGAAGACAAGGAAGCTGCAATTCCAGCAGAATTTCTAGTTCACACTGATACATACAA GTTCTTGGACAAAGCAGCTATTATTCAgacatcacaacaacaacaatcttcAAAACCAATTGATCAATGGAGGCTTTGCAGAGTCACACAAGTAGAAAATGCAAAAATCCTACTAAGCATGATACCAGTCTTTTGTTGTACAATTATTATGACACTTTGCCTAGCTCAACTTCAGACATTTTCAATCCAACAAGGCTTCACCATGGACACAAGGATCACAAATTACTTTCACATACCACCTGCATCACTACCAATCATCCCCATTGTGTTCTTGATCATCCTCATCCCCGTCTACGATCAAATCGTCGTTCCAATCTTGCGCAAGTTTACAGGCATTCCTACAG GCATAACGTACTTACAACGAGTCGGAATTGGTTTAGTCCTCTCCGCTTTATCTATGACAGTAGCATCCATCTTAGAAGTCAAGCGCAAACAGGTAGCGCGAGACAACAACATGCTCGACGCAATCCCGGTCTTGCAGCCATTGCCTATTAGTGTGTTCTGGCTTTCAATTCAATTCTTCATCTTTGGAATTGCAGACATGTTCACTTATGTGGGACTTCTTGAATTCTTTTACTCACAAGCACCAAAGGAATTGAAATCAGTGTCATCTTGTTTCCTTTGGACTTCAATGTCAATAGGGTACTTCTTGAGTTCAATTATTGTCAAGGTTGTGAACAAGGCAACTAAAAAAGTTACAAATAGTGGAGGTTGGCTGGCTGGGAATAATTTTAATAGGAATCATTTGAATCTATTCTACTTGTTGTTGGCTGTGTTATGCGTGTTGAATTTTGGAATTTATTTGATTGTTGCTAGTAAGTATAAGTACAGGGTACAGAAAAGTGCTAGTGATCAAGATGATAGTAGAGTACATGCTTTAAAGGATCAGATGGAGGAGTCACAAATGGAAAATTGA
- the LOC132618475 gene encoding oil body-associated protein 2A-like, producing the protein MAATTKTHGGEQVPPGASMSMGQHMIDKGAQMLQSLTPIKQMSQHVCTFAMYSHDMHRQIETHHYVTRVNQDFLQCAVYDSDESTGRLIGVEYIISDRIFESLPQEEQKLWHSHAHEIKSGLWMNPRVPEMVVRPELESLTKTYGKFWCTWQTDRGDKLPIGPPSLMMSPQPVDLGIVKIGLVKKRDDKYGISTDAIKTTRGDIPEPTHLNPMADYWMEHHKGFAIDVEDLEMKKRAPFP; encoded by the exons ATGGCTGCAACAACAAAAACCCATGGTGGGGAGCAAGTTCCACCAGGAGCATCCATGTCAATGGGGCAACACATGATAGACAAAGGGGCACAAATGTTGCAATCTTTGACACCCATCAAGCAAATGAGCCAACATGTTTGTACTTTTGCCATGTATAGCCATGACATGCACCGTCAAATTGAGACACATCATTACGTTACGCGTGTGAATCAAGATTTCCTCCAGTGTGCTGTTTACGACTCCGATGAATCCACCGGGCGCCTTATCG GAGTGGAGTATATAATATCTGATCGTATCTTTGAAAGTTTGCCTCAAGAAGAACAAAAGCTTTGGCATTCTCATGCACACGAG ATAAAATCAGGACTTTGGATGAATCCTAGAGTTCCAGAAATGGTTGTAAGGCCTGAACTAGAAAGCCTTACCAAGACCTATGGCAAATTCTGGTGTACGTGGCAGACTGACAGAG GTGACAAGTTACCAATTGGGCCTCCATCACTAATGATGTCTCCACAGCCAGTGGATTTGGGCATTGTGAAAATAGGGCTAGTCAAGAAAAGAGATGACAAGTATGGCATATCGACCGATGCCATAAAAACTACGAGGGGTGATATACCCGAGCCCACGCATCTCAATCCCATGGCGGATTATTGGATGGAGCACCACAAGGGTTTCGCGATTGATGTTGAAGAtcttgagatgaagaagagagcACCATTTCCATGA